A stretch of the Medicago truncatula cultivar Jemalong A17 chromosome 5, MtrunA17r5.0-ANR, whole genome shotgun sequence genome encodes the following:
- the LOC112422081 gene encoding receptor-like protein EIX2, translating to MAAISMSMTMSDNVSHIYHNNITGSRYDYYISLMWKGQEDVFKNPELLLKSIDLSGNNLTGEVPKEIGSLFGLVSLNLSRNNLSGEIMYDIGNLKSLEFLDLSRNRFCGEIPNSLAHIDRLSVMDLSYNNLIGEIPIGTQLQSFGAYSYEGNLDLCGKPLEKTCSKDDVPVSLVFDNEFEDEESSFYETFYMSLGLGFAVGFWGFIGPLLLSRSWRYSYIRFLNRFNW from the coding sequence ATGGCTGCAATAAGTATGAGCATGACTATGAGTGATAATGTAAGTCACATCTATCATAACAATATTACTGGCAGTAGATATGACTACTACATTTCACTCATGTGGAAAGGACAAGAAGACGTGTTCAAGAATCCTGAGTTGCTTCTGAAGAGCATTGATCTGTCAGGAAATAATTTAACCGGAGAAGTACCAAAAGAAATCGGATCTCTATTCGGATTGGTGTCTTTGAATTTATCAAGGAACAATTTGAGTGGAGAAATAATGTATGACATTGGGAATTTGAAATCACTAGAGTTTCTTGATTTGTCTAGGAATCGTTTCTGCGGTGAAATTCCTAACAGTCTGGCTCATATTGATCGTTTAAGTGTGATGGATTTGTCATACAATAATCTCATCGGTGAAATACCAATTGGAACACAGTTACAAAGCTTTGGTGCATATAGTTATGAAGGAAATCTCGATCTTTGTGGAAAACCACTGGAAAAAACCTGCTCAAAAGATGATGTTCCAGTGTCATTGGTGTTTGATAATGAGTTCGAGGACGAGGAGTCAAGTTTTTATGAAACATTTTACATGAGTTTGGGACTTGGATTTGCTGTAGGATTTTGGGGATTCATTGGACCATTATTACTTAGTCGGTCTTGGAGATATTCCTATATCAGATTCTTAAACAGATTCAATTGGTGA